TGGCGGCACCCAAACCCTAGCATATCCGTCAATCCGGCCTCTGCTTTACAGTGAAATGATACGGGTGTGCTTGCAGGCATGCAGGGAAAATTACGATGTGCTTATCATCAACTGCTTTGGCGATCCGATGGTGGACGAGCTACAGCAAATCGCAGGCGATGATATGGTTGTCCTCGGCGCGAGGCAGGTAGCAATTCAGGCAGCATCGAAGATTAGCTCTAAGTATGCCGTGCTCTTGCCTTATGACATGAAAAGCTCACCGGATCCGTTACATCAACATGTTGTTGCAGACACGCGCACCGCGGTCGCGCATCTAGTTGTCGATATGGTGTTTAACAATGATCTTACGCCCATGGATGTCGAGAGTCTGCGCGAGAGGCTAGCCACACAGGGAAAGCTGGCCATTAAAGAGAATGGCGCAGAGGTTCTTGTCCTGGGCTGCACGGCT
This is a stretch of genomic DNA from Aspergillus puulaauensis MK2 DNA, chromosome 8, nearly complete sequence. It encodes these proteins:
- a CDS encoding aspartate/glutamate racemase family protein (InterPro:IPR015942;~PFAM:PF01177;~antiSMASH:Cluster_8.3;~go_function: GO:0036361 - racemase activity, acting on amino acids and derivatives [Evidence IEA];~go_process: GO:0006807 - nitrogen compound metabolic process [Evidence IEA]), coding for MGPLCAFTDDKVKVMLLNPIGGAEFNDFVVETVLNNKDPSTRVTITSLANRIGGTQTLAYPSIRPLLYSEMIRVCLQACRENYDVLIINCFGDPMVDELQQIAGDDMVVLGARQVAIQAASKISSKYAVLLPYDMKSSPDPLHQHVVADTRTAVAHLVVDMVFNNDLTPMDVESLRERLATQGKLAIKENGAEVLVLGCTAMLGCWQGLMRAVGVPVIDPTVAALRAAGKAGRVKRELVGGASTKRSGTFPTEKELKMIAESEPSYPFSGRIEI